In candidate division WOR-3 bacterium, the genomic window AATCGTGTGTGAAGTCGGCAGGCCGAGGATTTCAGGGTCTATTGATACAGAAGTCACCCGCCAGTTTTTTTTGTCTTTAAAACGGCCGAGAAGAATTTTCCTTATTTCAAGAAGGGCTTTCTGCCTGAATGCTTCATTGTGGACGAGAAGGGGAAAGCTTCTGATTTTTGGTATGCCCTTCAGTTCAACTCTTGTCCCTCCAGACACGCTGACGTTTACGTCCTGTCTTGTCGCTCCTATGCCGGTTCTCACTTTTCCAGTGCTTCTGGTCAAAAACCTGACGTATTGACCGGCTTCGACTACTTCGAGAGGGTTGAGCATATCTGGGTAGGTGACGGTTTCGACAAGAGGCATTCCGAGTCTGTCGGTTGTGAATATTCTGTCGTGCCTGAAATCCGAAACCTCTCTGCAGGAATCTTCTTCTAGGCTGAGTTGAATGATTCTCACGTCCTTGTTTTTAAGAGGTATTTTGCCTTCGATACCCACTATAGCGGTTCTCTGAAAACCTGTTGGAATGCTTCCGTCCAAGTATTGTTTTCTTGTTATGTGAAGCTCTCCGACAATGCTCGTGTTGAGAAGGCAAGCTATCTCGAGGGCTATGTCAAGGGCCTGAAGGTTTACGGGAAAAGGCGGAGTGTCGTCTATTTCATAAGTGCATGTAGTCTCTTTTCTGATTCTGTAGACAATTCTTTTTCTTGTCTTGAACTCCATCAGAGCGGTTCCGTCGTATTCCCCCAGTTCGCTCAGAGTCGGGCGCATGTGCCTTATAACTTCGGCTTCAAAGTCTTCTGGCTCAAAATAGATTCCCGCCGGGCATCTGCAGAAGAGTTTTTTTGCTGTGAGAAGTTGTTGGTGTATTTCAAGTCCGCATTTAAAACCCAACGAAGAATATGTTTCGTTCCCGGCGCTTTTATACGGGACGAAACTTATGAGCTCTCTTGTCTTCTTTTGATTTTCTGTTCGATTAGAATATTCTTGCATAATTTTAATTGCCATTATAGGATTTTTGACTATATATCAATTTGATTGACAAAGCAAATTTATTTAGACGAAGGGGTAAAAATGAGAAAAAACCTGTTCTCTGCTTTGGTGACGTCAATTCTCTTGTCAGTTCCCGTTTTGCTTTCAGCCGGAGTATGTATACCTGGGCTGGGTTGTTTTTCGGGAGTTGAAGGATGTGAAATAACAACCCCCTGGTATAATCCGGGATACCTTGTCACTTATCAACTGGCGATTGAAAAGAACGCTGTGGGAGCTGAGTTCGGTGAAAGATACCCCGGAACAGATCGTTGGGGATTTTTGCACTACCGGCTTGGTGAGAATTTTTTAGGTTTCGCGGCGAACAGAAAACAGTACCTCGGCGGATATCCTTTTGACACAACATATTTTAGACCGAGAATAACCGTCGGTCCGGATGTTTTTCCATACATGCTGGATTCTTTTAAACCACCGACATACATAGCCGATTTTATTTTTGCCAGAAAAATGTTCGGAGGCGGAGGAGGCCTGAATCTTCATTTCGGTTCTCAATCAAAAGAAAGCGAATACGATTATTTTTTCACTCAGAGTCACGTAAAAGCTGAGCCAGATGCGAACTCTCTGGGCGGTATTTTTGGAGTTGACAACAAAAACTATTATTTGACCGTAAGCATGGATTATCTCTCATGGAATTCCCTGTTTGAAGTGATTGATTCTTTTGGCGACACGGTTTCTGCGGATTTCACAAATTCATATTCATCGGCCTCTGTGAATCTGCAGTACAAAAAGTGGACTGATCAAACCAGATATTTCACGCTTCCGACAATTTCGTTCACATACGACAGGGCGAACGAGAAAGTTTCTTCAGCCTTGATGGGACTTCCAATCGACCCGGAAAACCGGAGAAACAAGTATTCCATCACCGCGGGGGTGGCTTTTGACGACATGGGTGTCCCAAATTCATTCAGCGCTGGAGTCAATTTCGTCTACACCAAGACTGTGAACGATTTTAAGACCGATACGGTTTTCACTGACGTTTCCGCGGACACACTTATAAGACGGCTTCCGGGAAAAGCTGAAATAGAAGAATACACATTTCCCCAGGTCTATATTTCGGCCAACTTCTTTATCTGGAAGTGGCTCAGCGCGAACACTTCCGTGAATCATTCACTGAAGTATGTAGTAGAAGATGTTGAAAGGTCAAACGTCGAATACGACGGAAGCAATTATCAGATCGTAAAAAATGAAAATCAGACAACTCGCTGGGAGAGGGATTTGACCTTTGACCTTGGAGCTGAAATCACCATACACGAAGATCTGAAAATAAATTTTAAAATAGACGACTTGGCCCTTTTCAACGTACCTTACTTGGTTTCGGGCGACAACAGTTTTGAAGTGATCACGAAACTGACGGTCTGGTACCAGTTCTAAATTCATTAATGATTCATGCCCTTGGTTGTTTTTTATTGACTTTTTGTGTTTTCTCCGAGGGCACGGACCCTGAATTTTTGGATCAATACCATTGGATCGTAAAAAATATAGCTGAACGGAACCTTACACCTGAAGAAAGTCTTATAGTATTTAATTCCGTAAAATACCCGGAAATTTCAGCGGAACGATTTAATTGGTCACAGCCGATCCCCGAAGAAATTTGGAAAAAATACGTTATCTACCCGAGATTGTCACAGGAACCTCTTGAAGATTACAGGCCGTTTTTCTTTGAAATCCTTGCCGACAGCCTCGATACATGCCAAAACGCGCGAAGCGCTGTGGAGGCGATATTCAGATGGTCTTCGTCTGTCATAAAATTCAGGCAGACTTCGAGAAGGGACCAGGGGCCTCTTGAGACGTTCTATTCGGGGTACGGAAGGTGCGAGGAGCTTATGATATTCTCAGCTTCGATCTGCAGGACTTTTGGAATTCCCGCGAGAGAAGCTTTCGTTCCTTACTGGTCTTTCACGGACAACAACCACGCCTGGACAGAGGTCTTCATAGACGGCGACTGGCACTACATAGACGAAGGAGCCACTCTCGACAGGGCATGGTTTTCGGATTTTCTAGGGAAAACAGCATTGGTCCTTGCTGTATCTCCAGGTTTTGACGAAGGAGAAGATGTTATAAAAACATACAACGACGCGTCTTTGGTCAACGTCACGGGAAATTACGCACATTCGGGGATACTCACTTTTTTCGTCTCTGACGAAAGCGCTCCTGTTGAGAACGCGAAACTATCTTTGATGTCGTATAATTGGGGCGCTTTACGGGAGATTGCAAGCGGATTCACCGACTCTGACGGAGCATTTAGTATAAGATGCGGGCTTGTATCCGTTTTTGTCCTTTGTTCCTATAACGGAAAAACCGCCACCGGTGTTTTCACACCCGTCAGGGACGATACTGTCACATGCCTTCTCGAGCTTGGACTGGCGAATGATTTGGATGTTTCGTTTTTGATGAAGGTCAAATGATGGTTTTTTTGCCCCTATGCTTAGCGTTCGCACTGATCTCTACTCAAATCGAAGACGATATTATCGCAAGGGCGGGTGGAAAAGCCCCTCAAATAATAAGGACATACAACGCTTTAGAAGATTCTCAAGAGAGGGAATTCGCTCTGCAGCATATCCAAATCCTCGGGACTATAGACCTGTTGGAATTCGATTCGGCTATGTTTGTCCAGAACCTGCATAGTTCATGCGGATTTCTCGATTCAATGGCTGTATCTGACACTCTTTTCTTGAAATATCTCCTCGACTACAGAATATATTTTGAACCTCCATCGAATTACAAGCCTCTTTTAAATGACATTTTCAGAGGCTTAGCTGAAGCTTCAAAAAATCCTGCTGAAACGGCGGTCGCGATTGACGAATGGGCTGACCTGAGTATAATTTCTGATTCGACGAGGCTTTTATCCCCAGGAAGGTCTGTGATGAAAATATTCACAGAAAGAACCGCGTCGAACATCGAGAGGTCTATTTTTCTCGCTGCGGCGATGAGGTCATTGGGGATTCCTTCAAGGCTCGCCTTCCTTCCCGCAGGAACTTTGTCAAAACAGCCCTATTCATGGTTGGAATTTTATTCAGACGGCGGTTGGCTGCCTTTTTATCCCGACAATCCGGATATGACCGGAAACTTCGGTTACGTCGATGAAAAACACGGAGTTAGTATCGTATATTCCTATTCTGCAAACGGAACCGAAGAAAGAACTGCCGCTTACGCTAATAGTCCCAAAACCGTATTCTTAACGGGAAGTTTGGTTTCAGAAAACGACGCTGAATTCTCGGTCAGCGCAATTTGTTCCGGAACTCTAAAACCTCTTGATTTCCTCGATTTCAAAACGGATTCTTCAGGGGGGATTTTCTTTTCGATAGGGGAGGGAGATTATTATTTCGTAACCGGCGCCAGAGACGAAGATGGTTCAGCTCAGGTGGACATCTTCGGTTTTACCGTCGGAAAAGAGGATACGGTTTTTCTGTCGGTTGAAAACCCAGTGTTGACGGAAAACTTCGCATACCAATACATGACATCAGCCGTTTTCGATTATTTTAAATCTTTGTACTCACAATCTCCCTGCATCATCCTTTTGGGCGATAAAAGATCCGAACCTTATCGGAGGATGAGCGCTGAAATAGAGCGTGAAATACCGGATGTTAAACTTTATTTTGCAGATTCATGCGGGTTTGCATTTATCGAAAATGATGTTGTTGGAATCGACGGGGAGGCACCGATAGTTATCGGTTTGTCTTCAGATAATGAAAACTCTTTTTTCATCAGCGGGTACTACATCGACATAACTCGCCGTTTAAAGCTATGGCTTGAGAGAATCGAGGAGGATTGATGAAACTTTTCGTGACCGGAGGATGCGGCTTCATAGGTTCAAACTACATAAGGAAAAGGTTCGAGGAAAAACCTTTGGATGAGATCATGAACTATGACCTTCTCACCTACGCCGGTAACCTCGAAAACCTTGAGGAAGTCCA contains:
- a CDS encoding transglutaminase domain-containing protein, yielding MMVFLPLCLAFALISTQIEDDIIARAGGKAPQIIRTYNALEDSQEREFALQHIQILGTIDLLEFDSAMFVQNLHSSCGFLDSMAVSDTLFLKYLLDYRIYFEPPSNYKPLLNDIFRGLAEASKNPAETAVAIDEWADLSIISDSTRLLSPGRSVMKIFTERTASNIERSIFLAAAMRSLGIPSRLAFLPAGTLSKQPYSWLEFYSDGGWLPFYPDNPDMTGNFGYVDEKHGVSIVYSYSANGTEERTAAYANSPKTVFLTGSLVSENDAEFSVSAICSGTLKPLDFLDFKTDSSGGIFFSIGEGDYYFVTGARDEDGSAQVDIFGFTVGKEDTVFLSVENPVLTENFAYQYMTSAVFDYFKSLYSQSPCIILLGDKRSEPYRRMSAEIEREIPDVKLYFADSCGFAFIENDVVGIDGEAPIVIGLSSDNENSFFISGYYIDITRRLKLWLERIEED
- a CDS encoding Glu-tRNA(Gln) amidotransferase GatDE subunit E; the encoded protein is MQEYSNRTENQKKTRELISFVPYKSAGNETYSSLGFKCGLEIHQQLLTAKKLFCRCPAGIYFEPEDFEAEVIRHMRPTLSELGEYDGTALMEFKTRKRIVYRIRKETTCTYEIDDTPPFPVNLQALDIALEIACLLNTSIVGELHITRKQYLDGSIPTGFQRTAIVGIEGKIPLKNKDVRIIQLSLEEDSCREVSDFRHDRIFTTDRLGMPLVETVTYPDMLNPLEVVEAGQYVRFLTRSTGKVRTGIGATRQDVNVSVSGGTRVELKGIPKIRSFPLLVHNEAFRQKALLEIRKILLGRFKDKKNWRVTSVSIDPEILGLPTSHTI
- a CDS encoding transglutaminase domain-containing protein, with translation MTFCVFSEGTDPEFLDQYHWIVKNIAERNLTPEESLIVFNSVKYPEISAERFNWSQPIPEEIWKKYVIYPRLSQEPLEDYRPFFFEILADSLDTCQNARSAVEAIFRWSSSVIKFRQTSRRDQGPLETFYSGYGRCEELMIFSASICRTFGIPAREAFVPYWSFTDNNHAWTEVFIDGDWHYIDEGATLDRAWFSDFLGKTALVLAVSPGFDEGEDVIKTYNDASLVNVTGNYAHSGILTFFVSDESAPVENAKLSLMSYNWGALREIASGFTDSDGAFSIRCGLVSVFVLCSYNGKTATGVFTPVRDDTVTCLLELGLANDLDVSFLMKVK